The genomic region TGATGATCCTCTCAAATCAATCTAAaatttatcgtcaaatatggattcatcaaggtGTCATGGTAAATTTTAAAAAGCTAGATCTAATAttatttgtaaaattttttaaaatgtttgaGAATGGTGTAGATGATTCCGAAACGTTTTAGAATGTCCTAGAAGATTTTAGAATACTCTAAAAAGTCATAAAGTATTTTAAAAAAGTATAAATGTATATAGAAGTATGATGAGTAGTATGGAATAATCTAAAAGTATCTAGAGAAATGTGGTAGGATAAATATTTGTAGTGAAGGTTTTGGATGATCAATCTAAGTCGTTAGTTAGATTTAATTCTAACCATCtattgaggaggtggatggctataaataggggctgagagttagagtttgggtgtttgattcaattgtaaCAAACATTTAGATAATAAAGTGTTCTTTTTTACCAAaacttcctttctcttgtgttctcttgtattcttagctttcttgctaagtattgaaagTTAGGATGACTTTGTCTAAGCttaagaggttgagtaagttcgAGTGCTAGCAtggtagcgttggagtgtgtccaaggtcgtgacaatttggtatcagagtaaGGTTCGAGAGAGAGCACAAGTGGTTTGTGAGTATGTCCTCTAGTGTAACCTAGAGCATGTTGAGTCTCAAAGGGGGAAAGGATACTATTCCTTCTCAATGGAGAGGCAAGAAGGTACATTTTTCAAGTGAGCCTAGAGGTAAGGACTCTAATTTCTTAGAAGAGATTTTCGATATTGGAGAATGTTCTAGCCTCTATGAATGAGCGTTTCCAAAGGATAGAACATGACAAGAAAACCTCGAGGCTCACGTGTGGGGAGAACTAGATGCTTTCAAAGAAaacatgctccaaattgaagagaAACTTAAGAATTCCTTGAAGCTATTTGAGAAAGTTCGAGTTTGGTTCGAGAAGGCAAAATCTCAACCAACCATTATAAGGGAGACGACAAAAATTGATCTCCCAAAGTCAAAGGAGTTCAAGGACGTGAGGGACGCTTGAGAGGTAGAGAACTTCTTATGGCAAATGGAGAGGTATTTTGAAGGCCAAGGGGTAGTTGAAGATGCAATAAAGGTACGCACTATAACTTTCTACCTTTCTAATAATGCAACTTTATGGTGGAGGAGAAAATGCGTAGATATGAAAAATAGTACTTGCAACATAGCCAcatgaaaagattttaaaagggaGTTGAAAATACAATTCTTCCCTGAGAATGTGGTTTATGAAGCAAGGAAGAAGTTGAAGCATAAGAGTACAATTAGTGACTACATAAAGGGGTTCATTACTCTCACACTTTAAATCCCTAACTTAACATCAGATGAtgcattgttcttcttcattgatgGGCTCCAACCTTGAGCAAAGCAAGAATGAAGCCATTGTGGTGGCTGAATCACTCATCGAATTTCATCATAGAGACTCTAAATCCAAGTCTTCTTCCAAACTTAGTTTTACTAAAGGTGGGAGAGATAAGGAAAAGAGTTCCTCAATGAGAAGGAAAGTACTCTTCAAAAAAAGAATACgagaaaaaaaaagtattcaCGCCCAAAGAAAGATGCTTCATATGCAAGGAACCACACCAAATGAAGGACTGTCCCAAGCTAAGGACTCTAGCATCTATCGCTAAAGAATGAGAGGTTCAATCGCAAGTGAATGAATGTGTTGGATCTGTCCAACTCATGAATGTTGTAAATGGCAAAGAGGCAAGCCCTATAAAAAAAAGGCTTGATGTATGTCAAAACCTTTATCAATGAAAAATCCGTCATGGTTATGATCGACACTAGCGCTACACACAACTTCATCACGCCTGATAAGGTAAAGAGGTTTGGATTGAAAATCACCAAAAAGAATGGCTGGTTCAAAACCCGTGAATATTAAGGTTGAACCTCTTAAGGGAGTAGCAAAAGGGGTTGAGATGACCCTTAGTTCTTGGAAGGGACTTGTAGATTTCTGAATAGCACCCATGGATGATTTCTAGATAGTCATCATGCTTAACTTGTAAAGAAAGGCAAATATAATACCTATGCCATACTATGATGTAGTATGCGCCATGGAGAAAGGGTCTTCATCCATGGTCCCTACAGTCTCTAAAGTTAGAAGACCACCGATGTTCTTTGCTATGCAACTCAAGAAAAGGTTCAATAAGAAAGAGATTACATATTTAGCTTTATTACAAGAGGAGTCAACATTTGAAAGAGAAGATGTCCCTCCTGAAATTAAGGAAGTCcttgaaaaaaataaagatatgATGCTTTCCGAGTTACCAAAGCAACTACCACCTAAAAGGAAGGTGGACCACAAGATTAAATTGGAGTTAGGAGCGAAGCTGCCTATCTCAACACCATACAGGATGGCAGCCATTTTCATGATCGAAGGAGACATTATACGCATCATCAAGGAAGAGTTACATCATGATCCATTTGCCAAGAAGTTAGTGGAGTTGGCTAGAGAAGATAACACTAAAAAATTTTGGCTAGAAAATGATCTTCTCTACACCAAAGGAAGAAAACTACACATTCCTAAGTAAAAAAATTTAAGGAGAAAGTTGGTGAAGGAATGCCACGATACCAAATGGGTTGGTCATCAGGGCCAACAAAGGACCTTGACACTTATTAAATCTTCTTATTATTGGTCTCAAATAAGGGATGAAATGGAGAGCTATGCGAAGATTTGTCTTgccaacaaaataaaattaaaaataaagaaccaaGTGGGTTGTTGAAACTTCTGCCTCCGCCAGAGCGACCATGAAAAGGTGTCTCTCTAGATTTCATATCTACTTTACCAAAATCTGAAGGATTTGTATCTATTCTCGTATTAGTGGATCGATTCTCAAAGTATACTACTTTTATACTTGTCCCTACTAATTGCACTGCAGATGAAGCAGCACGACTATTCTTCAATAATGTGTTGAAGTAATGGGGTTTACCTAAGAGCATCATTAGTGATCGAAATCCACACTTCACAGGGAGATTATGGACATAGCTATTCAAACTCCTTGGATCAAAGCTTCACTTCTCAACAAGTTTCCTTCCTCAAACTGATAGGCAGATAGAGAGAGTGAATGCATTATTCAAGTGTTACTTAAGGCATTTCGTAAGCGCTAATTAAAAGGACTGAACAAAATTTCTGGACATTGCTCAGTTCTCATATAATCTACAAAGGAGCGAGTCCATAGGGAAGAGTCCGTTCGAGATTGTGACTAGACGACAACCGTTTATACCACattctctttcttcctcttactcaGGGAAGAGCCTAGAGCTTATTATATGAtaaaatcttgggaagaacaagcaGATGTCATTCGTTCTTACCTCGACAAAGCTgcaaagaggatgaagaaataGGCAGATAAGAAAAGAAgacatgcaagctatcaagtggggGATAAGGTAATGATTAAACTTCTTCCACAATAATTTAAAACCTTTCACAAGGTTCATAAGGGTTTGATCTACAAATATGAAGGGCCATTTGAGATCATTGGGCGTGTTAGGGAGGTTTTATAAAGTACAACTCCCTCCCTCTATGAAGATCCATCCAGTCTTCTAAATGAATATGCTTAAACcatatcatgaagaccaaaatgaACCGAGCAGAGATGACTCGAATCGATCTCTACCTGTGGTAATTAAATCATTCGATAAAGAGATCGAGGATATCCTAACTAATCGGGTTTGCGACGAAGAGGAGTGTCACTAAGTATCCAATACTTGATCAAGTGGAAAAGACTCTCAATAATAGAAGCTAGTTAGGAAGCTCGTGAAGATCTGTGGTAATTCCAATAACACTTAGAGCACTATCATGAACAGAACGCGACGAGGACGTCTACGCAATAGGTGGAGGAGAATGTCATGATAAATTTTAGAATGCTAGATTTAATGGTGTTTGTATAGTTTTCTAGAGTGTTTGAAAATGTTCTAGATGGTTCCGGAATGTTttagaatgtcctagaaggtcctGTAATATCCTAGAAGGTCTAGTAATATCCTAGAAAGTTCTAGAAGACTCTAAAAGGTTATGGAATATTTTAGAAAAGTGTGAATGTATATAAAAGTATGATGCGTagtatagaataatttaaaaatatttaaaaaaatatggtAAAATAGATATTTGTAGTGAAGATTTTAAATGATCAATCTGGATCGttaattagatttaatcctaattaTCTATTTTCGGTATGACAACATAGTAACTAGAGTTTTTTTTCTGCAATTGTTTCCACAGAAACTTTAGAATGTCAGTACAATTTGGTTTAGAAAAATGTTACTGTGTATATTATATATATGGAATTGAATATGGACTATTATGTTAATTACTTATTCGATAAACCCTTTGAATTAAATATACTATTTATTGCTCTATcagatttttaaaataataaattatttataaagaGAGAGTGTAAATACTAAATAGAAGGATAGTCATTGTTACAGAAGacattggttttttttttttttttggtcaagtaCACAAGACATTGGTTAGATAGATTATTTTCTAACTGTATTTGCATTTTGGGAGGAAACAAAGATGTCAAATTTTTTCAATCCGTGCTCCGAGTAGTAAAGGTGACGACATCTTTGGATGGGGGAGCAAAAGGGTCCATGTTTATGTTAAAGTGCTATTTGATgtatcaccaaaaaaaaaaaaaagtgctaTTTGATGTAAAAGATctacttctttttttcttctattttttggcCAAACAATTTTGACCATGATAATCAAAGGGCAAACTTAGCTACCAATATACTAATACAAATATTGAATGTGCACCTCTATAACAATCTATAATGAAAATCGCCTAGAGTAAGATTCttactaaattaataaatatgtACGTTGCACATGGTCTTTTTTTGTTGATCTTTATTCTTATAAAACGAATtatcttcattcttcattcaAAATCACTATTCACTATAGTATAACCCATTCATAATTGGCACTTAGCTAGGTTTCTTgagtatttaattaaaaaaattatcaataataatatttttgCTTTTATAGTTTGCAGGAATTAAATGATGTGGGGAACATGTATGTGGGAAAATGACAAAATGTTCTAGCCCCTTTTGCAGAATTAAAATAGTGCACTTGTGACTTAAGTTCTTATTTATGACCTTACCTGTGTTGTCTCCAATCCAGAGCCCCTTTTGTGTCTACAAAAAACTGCTACATATCAAAGATTCACAAATCACAATATGCTTAGTTTGTTACTGTTAAATATACACTTTCTAAGCCATCAAATTTCTTGAACAATACTACAGAAGCCGACAAAGGCAAATAGTTATACTCATTGCAAACACATTTGAAATGTTTTTGAGCAACCTATGACCATTGATAATTAATTCTTAACCACCAGCAGTGTTTCGATCTCTCTTTAAATTAGCAACACCTACTCATGTTTGTTGTTCAACACAGAGACAGATATACATATAGTTCCATGCCTTTCCCACATAAATAACTTCAGGTGCCATAATCTTGAAAACAAAGCAAGGAATTCGCAGTACTTGTCACCAAAGAGTGAAGACTGCAGCAAAGCTTCTTTGGAAAGCATggatcaaaatcaacaaaatgcCTTTGCATTCTTCATTGTCAAAATATTGTAACTCCAGATTTTTAAAATGTTGCCGTGGTAACATGTTGGAGTTAACTTATGCCCATTATCTTCCATCCATTTATTCTACTAAAGTAGAGCATAGCTTCTCATAAACTGGTTTACTCAAGTTAACAATCGAAGTTTTGCCTTTTGTATTTCTAGGACTTATGTTGGAAATGGATGATCAAGTAAACAAGGAATCTTAACAAACCTTTATCGCTCAAGAAGATAATGAGCCATGCCTTTGCTGTTTTTCCTCTTCTCCAATGTCGTCATCGTCGTTGCTGCTGCTTTCATCCTGCAAATTCGAATTAATAGAAGAACGACCACGACGTCCCATAGCAACAAGATCAAGAAGCCTTCTCCTTGCAACATATACAGGATTTGGTTCAATTAAACAACCTCGTTCATAAGCTTCCCTCAAGAAAACGGTATGCCGTTTCCCCTTTGTTGATAGATAGAAGATCCCGGGATGATCCAAGAACAGGTCCCTTATGTTGAAGTCAATCCCAAACCATTTTCTGAATTGGCTGATCTTTTCAACTTCTACCATCTTCTCCACAGTTAAACTTAGGAACTCGTGAACAATTGACACTGCTCGTTTCTCCATGGCCATCAATGCTGCCTTAGACTTCTTTTTCTCCCCCACGACCACCTCATAAGGCCCAACATATGGCAAAGTCTGCCATTCTTTCACCTTGGCCTTGAAATTCTTGCCTAGTTTCATCCCTGGAGGATACCCGTGCTTGAAACTGTACCGCAATTCTGTCCTTACATTGCAATCCTCCTTGCAGCACTCAACAACCCTCCAATCCTCAATGGCTGCTCTAAAACCATTTCGAGGAACACCTTCAACCAGCTTCAACAAATGAGTGTTAGGTTCATGAGCATCACACAGCTTGAAAACACTAGGATTTGCAGATATAACTGAGTCCTCGAAATTATCAGGCAGCCCAAGCTCCCTCCAGACCTTGAAAATCGCGCGAAGAGGAACCGTTTTGGACGCAGACATGGACAATATCCGAACCAATCGATCAACCACCATTGGCAAAGAAGCATTAATGGCCTTCTCTTCCTGCTTGGAAACATCAAGAGCAGCATCTGTGAGCCTGCAAAAAGGCTGCAACTTGGAGGGGTCATAATAAATTTGGAAGATGTGAGGAAACTTGCGGAGGAAGGAAGTGGCACCGCGGTTGAGATGGAGTTTCTGGGAGAGCCTGGAGAGGAAGTCAATGGACACGGACGGATTCCTAGGGTTTGCGAGGATGAGATCTTGAATGGCAATGACTTTGAAGAGGCTCTTGTACTTGTCCATGAGCTTCTCAAATGTAGGGTCTCGAACTCTCGAGGCAACATACTGAGCCGACGTAGTTTTTGATCGAATGGAGATTGAGAAACCAAATGAGTGCTTCTGTTTGATCAAAATTTTCATAATGTGGATTCCCATTGTTCGTCTCTATGCCTTGCAAATTCTttttggcatttcatcaaacacttgggggTGAATtagcagaagaagaaaacaatgtGCCACTTGAATGAGCATAGAGAGATTGATTGGAAATAAAGTTGATGGCAACAGCGACTTGAAGTCCTGTAAATCCATTggatttcttatatatatatatttcacagCAGAAACTCACCGAGTTTGAACTATTATATGTAGTCTAGCACAGTAGCAGAAGCTCTAGCCACGAGACAACCTCTAATCATTGCAAATAATTTATACTTTGCAATTTGAGAAGGCTAATGATGTGTCTCCTTTCTATGCCAATTTGGTTTATTAGGAAATAAGGTCTGGTGATAAAATTTTACATGTTATTCTAAGTGTGTTATTCTAAGTATATAAGATATCTTTGTATAAAGATGATATTGTAAATTGTTAAATGATTTAATATGTttgatatatatttaaataaatcatCTAACGATTTAGATTTACAATATCGTCTTCACATGAAAATATATTCACAAAAATAATCACCAAAAtcttaaataaataagaaaatatgtTCAACTTACTCATTTACAAATCAATTTGCATTTTCaatttctttatctttttataGTTATACTACATACATAGCATTTATCTTCTAGTAAAACTTCTAAGTAATTTTTTTAAGGGAGAtgctacacatccatgtaacCATGTAACCAAGTTGGCCAACACAAAAAAAACTCAATACCATTAAATGAAACGTGAAATATACGCGTCCAACACACACGAAATCGCTCTTGCCCAACGCTTCTTCTCCCTCACGCTTCATCTTCTTTTCACGCTCGTTTACGCAGGGATAGGGCTgggaaaaaaaaatctaaatattgGATTTTAaaccaaatccaaaccaaatcatttaaaaaaatccagttttaaataaaaaaaaatccaaaccaaattggATCTCTTTTATAGTTTGGATTTTTAATCCAAACCATTTAAACGGTTTAAATCCATATCCAAATGCGGCAcggagcgtcttcttcttcttcgccttcttcttcgcattcctcattctcctctttctcctcctttttcgcattccttcttcttcacgtgttttctccttatcatcattcttttgttgttgttgctgctgtatttttttgtcttttcctcattctctctctggtgaagaagcaatagaaggtgaggaagaagaattttaaatagtgcagaatgaaccgaacacaatactcatggtgaaccgaacacagtactcatggtgaaccgaacatagtacaattgtatagtactgagtgaacgaaacataatccattatataaaatcaaattcaaatagctGTCTATAGAATGAactgaacacagtactcatggtgaaccgaacacagtactcatggtgaaacaattgtatagtactgagtgaacgaaacataatctattatataaaatcaaattcaaataactctgcctacaatttacatattatcaattcaattcaattcagtacaTCTCCatccatttaattcaattcaaattagcaattgcattccattcaattcgattcaaaactgaataatccaaactttgtcagtttgattcgtttcagaagagtaATCTAAATCGCTCTACTGATTACCAAAAAATTATGAACCCCTAAACAatgaaccctaaacactaaaactaGAACCCTGAATACTAAACCCTGAACCTATAAACCCTGaatccctaaaaccctaaaacctaaaccctaaaccctacaccctaaaacctaaaccataaaccctaaaccttaaactctGAACCCGAACCTTGAACTCTGAGCTCTGAACCCTGAatgctaaaccttaaaccctaaaccctagaccctgaACCCAAACCCTGAATACTAAACTCTGAACCCtgaatgctaaaccctaaaccctgaaccctaccgtatcccctaaacccctaaaaccctgaaccctaaaccctaaaccctagacacctaaaccctaaatcctcaaccatgaacatggtgaaccgaaattaatacatgGAGCAAACCAAAAGTTTGAAATACACTGAACCCCTGAACACTTAACCATGaacccataaaccttaaaccctaaaaccctaaaccctgaaactatatcgtcattcttttgttgttgttgctgctgtatttttttttcctttcctccTTCTatctctggtgaagaagcagtagaaggtgaggaagaagagttttgaatagtgctTAATGaatcgaacacagtactcatggtgaaccgaacatagtactcatggtgaaccgaacacaatacaattgtatagtactgagtgaacgaaacataatccattatataaaatcaaattcaaataactttctgcagaatgaagcgaacacagtactcatggtgaaccgaacacagtactcatggtgaaacaattttatagtactgagtgaacgaaacataatccattatataaaatcaaattcaaacagctttcggcagaatgaaccgaacacagtactcatggtgaaccgaacacagtactcatggtgaaacaattgtatagtactgagtgaacgaaacataatccattatataaaatcaaattcaaataactctgcctacaatttacatattatcaattcaattcagtacacctccgtccatttaattcaattcaaattagcaattgcattccattcaattcgattcaaaattgaataatccaaactttgtcagtttgattcgtttcagaagagtaatccaaatcgctctcctatttaccaaaaaattatgaacccctaaacact from Arachis ipaensis cultivar K30076 chromosome B02, Araip1.1, whole genome shotgun sequence harbors:
- the LOC107628515 gene encoding protein ROOT PRIMORDIUM DEFECTIVE 1-like; translated protein: MGIHIMKILIKQKHSFGFSISIRSKTTSAQYVASRVRDPTFEKLMDKYKSLFKVIAIQDLILANPRNPSVSIDFLSRLSQKLHLNRGATSFLRKFPHIFQIYYDPSKLQPFCRLTDAALDVSKQEEKAINASLPMVVDRLVRILSMSASKTVPLRAIFKVWRELGLPDNFEDSVISANPSVFKLCDAHEPNTHLLKLVEGVPRNGFRAAIEDWRVVECCKEDCNVRTELRYSFKHGYPPGMKLGKNFKAKVKEWQTLPYVGPYEVVVGEKKKSKAALMAMEKRAVSIVHEFLSLTVEKMVEVEKISQFRKWFGIDFNIRDLFLDHPGIFYLSTKGKRHTVFLREAYERGCLIEPNPVYVARRRLLDLVAMGRRGRSSINSNLQDESSSNDDDDIGEEEKQQRHGSLSS